In Lepisosteus oculatus isolate fLepOcu1 chromosome 15, fLepOcu1.hap2, whole genome shotgun sequence, one genomic interval encodes:
- the LOC107079417 gene encoding butyrophilin-like protein 10: MFPRMEIIFSYLVLLHIAMCNIHEETVTGIIGRPVIIPCVYKTEKPIDLKEMRVYWQVEKKDKTVHVFNKGQEEMQHVTEEYRNRTSFFLKELRQGNISVQLSPVKPTDDEVYIALTQEKGNMKTLCKIKVRVGGSFSVPALTVKTCTQDEEIKLECTSQGGYPQPSVNWTIHSQGAVLQPEKTETQFTQDPESSLLSVISTVTINRTKANNMTASCSIINEILEENKTSPSKTCDDPRKYTQETPPEDSSHSKIWISLPVILSIIVLGLIGSRKYFSKQNIFQCLRKSNNMNPDEESGLSLNHTSQHLTKTPPNQKQSPPTLIASEEHPWITENTEEERKT, encoded by the exons CTATGTGCAACATACATGAGGAAACAGTCACTGGAATCATCGGCCGACCAGTGATCATCCCCTGTGTTTACAAGACAGAAAAGCCCATTGACTTGAAGGAAATGAGGGTCTATTGGCAAGTGGAAAAGAAGGACAAAACAGTCCACGTGTTCAATAAAGGACAAGAGGAGATGCAACATGTTACTGAAGAATATAGAAATAGAACAAGCTTCTTCCTGAAGGAATTAAGGCAGGGAAATATTTCTGTACAGCTATCTCCTGTCAAACCAACAGATGATGAAGTGTATATTGCACTCACTCAGGAGAAAGGCAACATGAAGACATTATGCAAAATTAAAGTTCGTGTTGGAG GAAGCTTCAGTGTACCAGCCTTAACAGTAAAGACCTGCACACAAGATGAGGAAATAAAGTTAGAGTGCACTTCCCAGGGAGGGTATCCCCAGCCCTCTGTCAACTGGACCATTCACAGCCAAGGAGCCGTGCTACAGCCAGAGAAAACTGAGACTCAGTTCACTCAGGACCCGGAGAGCAGCTTGCTGTCAGTTATCAGCACTGTGACTATCAATAGaacaaaagcaaataatatGACGGCCAGCTGCTCCATTATCAATGAAATCCTGGAAGAGAACAAGACCTCTCCTTCCAAAACATGTGATGACCCCAGAAAGTATACACAGG AGACGCCCCCTGAGGATTCCTCACATTCCAAAATCTGGATAAGTCTGCCTGTAATTCTTTCAATTATAGTTCTTGGATTGATAGGCAGCAGAAAATACTTCAGTAAAC aaaacatttttcagtgcCTCAGAAAATCAAATAATATGAATCCTGATGAAG AGTCTGGCCTCTCGCTTAACCACACATCTCAGCATTTAACGAAGACACCGCCTAATCAA AAACAATCACCTCCAACACTAATAGCCTCTGAAGAGCACCCTTGGATAACAGAGAACAcagaagaagaaaggaaaaccTAA